A portion of the Pseudomonas sp. GR 6-02 genome contains these proteins:
- a CDS encoding class I SAM-dependent methyltransferase, translating into MNCRGCGTHLALPLIDLGTSPPSNAYVHADRLEQAEQWVPLKVAVCQQCWLVQTEDYTSADSLFDAEYAYFSSFSSTWLAHAERYVAEMVERFGLTADSRVVEIAANDGYLLQYVAGRGIPCLGVEPTRSTAQAAREKGLEIRELFFGRDTAAQLKNEGWAADLMAANNVLAHVPDINDFLGGFSTLLKPTGVATFEFPQLLTLMAGQQFDTLYHEHYSYLSLTAVQTLCERNGLEVFDVSQLSTHGGSLRVFVQRADGVRREVQPAVQQQLQAELAAGVKTPEYYATLAPAAEGIKHQLLRFLLQAKADGKRVVGYGAAAKGNTLLNYAGVKPDLLAWVADANPHKQGKYLPGSRIPIVSPAQIDLEKPDYILVLPWNLLHEVSQQLAQVRQWDGRFVIAVPELTVL; encoded by the coding sequence ATGAACTGCCGTGGTTGCGGTACTCATCTGGCCTTGCCGCTGATCGATCTCGGCACCTCGCCGCCATCCAACGCCTATGTGCACGCGGATCGCCTGGAACAAGCCGAGCAATGGGTGCCATTGAAGGTCGCGGTGTGTCAGCAGTGCTGGCTGGTGCAGACCGAGGATTACACCAGCGCCGATAGCCTGTTCGATGCCGAGTATGCGTATTTCAGTTCGTTCTCCAGCACCTGGCTGGCCCATGCCGAGCGCTATGTCGCCGAGATGGTCGAACGCTTCGGCCTGACCGCTGACAGCCGCGTGGTGGAAATCGCCGCCAACGACGGTTACCTGTTGCAGTACGTGGCCGGGCGTGGCATCCCTTGTCTGGGCGTTGAACCGACCCGTAGCACTGCGCAAGCGGCGCGGGAAAAAGGCCTGGAGATTCGCGAACTGTTCTTCGGTCGCGACACCGCCGCGCAACTGAAAAACGAAGGCTGGGCCGCCGACCTGATGGCCGCCAACAACGTGTTGGCGCATGTGCCGGACATTAATGATTTCCTCGGTGGTTTCTCCACCTTGCTCAAGCCGACCGGTGTGGCGACGTTCGAGTTTCCGCAACTGCTGACGCTGATGGCCGGGCAGCAGTTCGACACGCTGTATCACGAGCACTATTCCTACCTGTCCCTGACTGCCGTGCAGACCTTGTGCGAGCGCAATGGCCTGGAAGTGTTCGATGTCAGCCAGTTGTCGACCCATGGCGGTTCGTTGCGGGTGTTCGTCCAGCGTGCCGACGGTGTTCGCCGTGAGGTGCAGCCAGCCGTTCAACAGCAGTTGCAGGCTGAACTGGCAGCGGGAGTGAAAACCCCCGAGTACTACGCGACTCTGGCGCCAGCGGCCGAGGGCATCAAGCACCAATTGCTGCGTTTCCTGTTGCAAGCCAAGGCTGACGGCAAGCGCGTGGTCGGTTATGGCGCGGCAGCCAAGGGCAACACCTTGCTCAACTACGCCGGGGTCAAGCCGGACCTGTTGGCCTGGGTGGCCGATGCCAATCCGCACAAGCAGGGCAAGTACTTGCCGGGCAGTCGCATTCCGATCGTTTCGCCGGCGCAGATCGATCTGGAAAAGCCGGATTACATCCTGGTGTTGCCGTGGAATTTGCTGCACGAAGTCAGTCAGCAACTGGCCCAGGTGCGTCAGTGGGATGGCCGTTTCGTGATCGCCGTGCCTGAGTTGACCGTACTGTGA
- a CDS encoding dTDP-4-dehydrorhamnose 3,5-epimerase family protein produces the protein MSEFLLKALPLAGLFSVQHKRFEDDRGHFARLFCEGSLSAFGQPFHIRQINHSCTRERGSVRGLHYQNSNAPEAKLITCLRGEVWDVAVDLRPDSETFLHWHAEHLKAGDGRSLLIPEGFAHGFQTLTDDAELLYLHSADYAPAHEGGLSVNDPRLAIAWPLPVNNLSARDSSHPLLDEHFAGVRL, from the coding sequence GTGAGCGAGTTCTTGTTGAAAGCCTTACCGCTGGCCGGTCTGTTCAGCGTGCAGCACAAACGCTTCGAAGATGATCGCGGGCACTTCGCCCGGTTGTTTTGCGAAGGCAGCCTGAGCGCTTTCGGCCAGCCGTTTCATATCCGCCAGATCAACCACTCCTGCACTCGTGAGCGGGGCAGTGTGCGTGGTCTGCATTATCAAAACTCCAATGCGCCGGAAGCCAAGTTGATTACCTGCCTGCGCGGCGAAGTCTGGGATGTGGCGGTGGACTTGCGCCCTGACTCCGAAACCTTTCTGCACTGGCACGCCGAGCACCTGAAGGCCGGTGACGGTCGCAGCTTGCTGATCCCGGAGGGGTTCGCCCACGGCTTCCAGACGCTGACCGATGACGCCGAATTGCTCTACTTGCACAGCGCTGATTACGCACCTGCGCACGAGGGCGGGTTGTCGGTGAACGATCCACGGCTGGCGATCGCCTGGCCTTTGCCTGTCAATAATCTGTCAGCCAGGGATTCCAGCCATCCCTTGCTCGATGAACACTTCGCTGGAGTGCGTCTATGA
- the rfbG gene encoding CDP-glucose 4,6-dehydratase, with product MEAMDLSPEFWRGKRVLLTGHTGFKGSWLTLWLQSLGAEVSGFSLDPSTEPSLFELARVHEGINDQRGDLRDLGALLELIVETQPQIVLHLAAQPLVREGYRDPLGTYSSNVMGTLNLLEAIRQVGGVRACVLVTTDKVYANKEWLWPYREDEALGGHDPYSSSKACCELLAQSYAASFFPADKYAEHGLALATARAGNVLGGGDFAPERLIPDVLKAWSADQPVTLRYPQAVRPWQHALEPLAGYLQLAAGLYEQGPQFAGAWNFGPSEADMCSVGEVVELLASRWPQARGLRIEPSDLHEAGLLRLDSSRARQRLAWQPRWSLQQCLTQTLDWHLAWQNGDDMREVTLNQLNLYRGAL from the coding sequence ATGGAAGCAATGGACCTGAGTCCAGAGTTCTGGCGTGGCAAACGGGTGCTGCTGACCGGCCACACCGGTTTCAAGGGCAGCTGGTTGACGTTGTGGCTGCAAAGCCTCGGGGCCGAGGTCAGCGGGTTTTCGCTCGATCCGTCCACCGAGCCGAGCCTGTTCGAACTGGCGCGGGTACACGAGGGCATCAACGATCAGCGTGGTGATCTGCGTGATCTGGGCGCCTTGCTGGAACTGATCGTCGAAACCCAGCCGCAAATCGTCCTGCACCTGGCGGCCCAACCGCTGGTGCGCGAAGGCTATCGCGATCCGCTTGGCACTTACTCCAGCAACGTCATGGGCACGCTCAATCTGCTCGAAGCGATCCGCCAGGTCGGCGGCGTGCGTGCCTGTGTGCTGGTGACCACCGACAAGGTCTATGCCAACAAGGAATGGCTGTGGCCGTACCGCGAAGACGAAGCCTTGGGCGGTCACGATCCTTACAGCAGCAGCAAGGCTTGTTGCGAATTGTTGGCGCAGTCTTACGCTGCCTCGTTTTTCCCGGCTGACAAGTACGCCGAGCATGGCTTGGCGTTGGCCACCGCCCGTGCTGGCAACGTGCTGGGCGGCGGTGACTTTGCGCCTGAACGCCTGATTCCCGATGTGCTCAAGGCCTGGTCGGCCGACCAACCAGTGACCCTGCGCTACCCGCAGGCCGTGCGCCCCTGGCAGCACGCTCTTGAACCTTTGGCGGGTTACCTGCAACTCGCCGCAGGCCTCTATGAGCAAGGCCCGCAGTTTGCCGGCGCATGGAACTTCGGCCCAAGCGAAGCGGACATGTGCAGCGTCGGCGAAGTGGTGGAGTTGCTCGCCAGCCGCTGGCCGCAAGCGCGCGGATTGCGTATCGAGCCGAGTGATTTGCACGAAGCCGGCCTGCTGCGCCTGGACAGCAGTCGCGCCCGTCAACGGTTGGCCTGGCAACCGCGCTGGTCGTTGCAGCAGTGCCTGACCCAGACCCTCGATTGGCACCTGGCGTGGCAGAACGGTGATGACATGCGTGAAGTCACCCTGAACCAGTTGAACCTGTACCGAGGCGCGTTGTGA
- the rfbF gene encoding glucose-1-phosphate cytidylyltransferase: MKAVILAGGLGTRISEESHLKPKPMIEIGGKPILWHIMKQYSAHGIHDFVICLGYKGYAIKDFFANYFLHTSDVTFDMRNNRMDVHQNYSEPWSVTLIDTGEETMTGGRLLRAGRYLKDEEAFCFTYGDGVSDINIRQLVDYHCAHGRLATVTAVQPPGRYGALERHGDQVLGFTEKPRGDGGWINGGFFVLSPKVLSYIGGDETTWEAEPLARLAQDEQLKAFEHEGFWHPMDTLRDKNHLEALWQSGEAPWKQWT; encoded by the coding sequence ATGAAGGCAGTAATTCTGGCGGGTGGCCTGGGCACGCGCATCAGCGAAGAGTCGCACCTCAAGCCCAAGCCGATGATCGAGATCGGCGGCAAGCCAATTCTTTGGCACATCATGAAACAGTACTCCGCCCACGGGATTCATGACTTCGTGATCTGCCTTGGCTACAAGGGCTATGCGATCAAGGACTTCTTCGCCAACTACTTCCTGCACACCTCCGATGTCACCTTCGACATGCGCAACAACCGCATGGACGTGCACCAGAACTACAGCGAGCCGTGGAGCGTCACTCTCATCGACACCGGCGAGGAAACCATGACCGGTGGCCGCTTGTTGCGCGCCGGTCGTTACCTCAAGGATGAAGAGGCGTTCTGCTTCACCTATGGCGACGGCGTTTCCGATATCAATATCCGTCAACTGGTGGACTACCACTGCGCCCACGGTCGTCTGGCCACCGTCACCGCCGTACAACCGCCGGGCCGTTACGGTGCCCTGGAGCGTCACGGCGATCAGGTACTCGGTTTCACCGAGAAGCCCCGTGGCGACGGTGGCTGGATCAATGGCGGGTTCTTTGTGCTGTCGCCGAAAGTGCTGTCGTACATCGGCGGTGACGAAACCACTTGGGAAGCGGAGCCATTGGCTCGTTTGGCCCAGGATGAACAGTTGAAGGCTTTCGAACACGAAGGCTTCTGGCATCCGATGGACACCCTGCGCGACAAGAATCACCTCGAAGCGCTGTGGCAGAGCGGGGAGGCCCCATGGAAGCAATGGACCTGA
- a CDS encoding beta strand repeat-containing protein translates to MAVINGTNGVDTLTGTSGDDEIYALGGNDVIKGSAGADKLDGGTGTDTVDYSASAAGVNIDIRPGTAVAGTGGDAEGDTLVNIERVIGSSFNDNFTVALGGITFEGGAGDDTYYINTSITPTIVELADGGNDEMRVSVVNPSHTFMAANVERLTFIGSGAYTGWGNASDNIITGGSGADTLYGGAGADQFIGGAGYDTAGYTDSTVAVNINLKTGVHSGIGAGDTFTDIEAIKGSNLNDTFVGDGRGIDFDGGVGTDTVDYSTSAAAVNVDIRPGTGVAGTGGDAEGSTLANIERVIGSSFNDNFTVAVGGITFEGGAGDDTYYINTSITPTIVELADGGNDEMRVSVVNPSHTFMAANIERLTFTGSGAYTGWGNASDNIITGGSGADTLYGGAGADQFIGGAGYDTAGYTDSTVAVNINLKTGVHSGIGTGDTFTDIEAIKGSNYNDTFVGDGRGIDFDGGVGTDTVDYSTSAAAVNVDIRPGTGVAGTGGDAEGSTLANIERVIGSSFNDNFTVAVGGITFEGGAGDDTYYINTSITPTIVELADGGNDEMRVSVVNPSHTFMAANIERLTFIGSGAYTGWGNASDNIITGGSGADTLYGGAGADQFIGGAGYDTAGYTDSTVAVNINLKTGVHSGIGTGDTFTDIEAIKGSNYNDTFVGDGRGIDFDGGVGTDTVDYSTSAAAVNVDIRPGTGVAGTGGDAEGSTLANIERVIGSSFNDNFTVAVGGITFEGGAGDDTYYINTSITPTIVELADGGNDEMRVSVVNPSHTFMAANIERLTFIGSGAYTGWGNASDNIITGGSGADTLYGGAGADQFIGGAGYDTAGYTDSTVAVNINLKTGVHSGIGTGDTFTDIEAIKGSNYNDTFVGDGRGIDFDGGVGTDTVDYSTSAAAVNVDIRPGTGVAGTGGDAEGSTLANIERVIGSSFNDNFTVAVGGITFEGGAGDDTYYINTSITPTIVELADGGNDEMRVSVVNPSHTFMAANIERLTFIGSGAYTGWGNASDNIITGGSGNDTLYGGAGADQFIGGAGYDTAGYSDSTVAMTINLKTGVYSGIGTGDTFTDIEAIKGSNYNDTFVGDGRGIDFDGGVGTDTVDYSTSAAAVNVDIRPGTGVAGTGGDAEGSTLANIERVIGSSFNDNFTVAVGGITFEGGAGDDTYYINTSITPTIVELADGGNDEMRVSVVNPSHTFMAANIERLTFIGSGAYTGWGNASDNIITGGSGNDTLYGGAGADQFIGGAGYDTAGYSDSTVAMTINLKTGVYSGIGAGDTFTGIEVIKGSNYNDIFYGGTTAMGLDGAVGQDLVSYELSDAAVTIDLTTNANAGDATGDTFTNIEIFQGSNFDDTLSGSRFGDVFIGGAGADVIDGREGQDSVLYITNTTAVNINLQTNVNQGGDAQGDVLRNIERVVGSHFNDTLTGDANVNYLEGGLGNDVIYGGDGNDYLYGGLVSQIAPFTLDGEINGPQADTLYGGNGNDTIVTAASDEGSRAYGEAGGDVITVTHGMADGGDGGDLLTGTGFGFSLFGGAGDDNLVLQASGSAFGGEDDDTYNVNTSALVTIQDIGISRSDKIVLSYISSSELLVDRVGDDLYLHRSSVSPGQVPQEGVQLKDWFAGSDTIEQIQTADGQLFNMPANSDAFAMFG, encoded by the coding sequence ATGGCAGTGATAAACGGGACAAACGGCGTGGATACGCTGACAGGTACCAGTGGGGATGATGAGATCTATGCCTTGGGTGGCAATGATGTGATCAAAGGGAGTGCCGGTGCGGACAAGCTGGATGGCGGCACGGGTACTGATACCGTGGACTATTCGGCGTCTGCTGCCGGAGTGAACATTGATATACGTCCTGGCACGGCGGTGGCTGGCACCGGCGGCGATGCCGAGGGTGACACCCTGGTCAACATCGAGAGAGTCATCGGTTCGTCCTTCAACGACAACTTTACCGTTGCACTGGGCGGGATAACGTTCGAAGGCGGCGCCGGGGATGATACTTACTACATCAACACCAGCATCACGCCGACCATCGTCGAGCTGGCCGATGGCGGCAACGATGAGATGCGTGTATCGGTGGTCAACCCCAGCCACACCTTCATGGCCGCCAACGTCGAGCGCCTGACCTTCATTGGCAGTGGCGCGTACACCGGTTGGGGCAACGCCAGCGATAACATCATCACCGGTGGTTCGGGTGCCGACACGCTGTACGGCGGAGCGGGCGCCGACCAGTTCATCGGCGGCGCCGGTTATGACACGGCGGGTTATACCGACAGCACCGTGGCGGTGAACATCAACCTGAAGACCGGTGTGCATTCCGGGATCGGAGCGGGCGATACCTTCACCGACATCGAAGCGATCAAGGGCTCCAACCTCAACGACACCTTTGTCGGCGATGGCCGGGGTATCGACTTCGATGGTGGGGTCGGTACTGATACGGTCGACTACTCGACGTCGGCGGCTGCAGTGAACGTTGATATCCGTCCTGGTACGGGGGTGGCTGGCACCGGTGGTGACGCCGAAGGCAGCACCCTGGCCAACATCGAAAGAGTCATCGGTTCGTCCTTCAACGACAACTTTACCGTTGCCGTGGGCGGGATAACGTTCGAAGGCGGCGCCGGGGATGATACCTACTACATCAACACCAGCATCACGCCGACCATCGTCGAGCTGGCCGATGGCGGCAACGATGAGATGCGTGTATCGGTGGTCAACCCCAGTCACACCTTCATGGCCGCCAATATCGAGCGCCTGACCTTCACCGGCAGTGGCGCGTACACCGGTTGGGGCAACGCCAGCGACAACATCATCACCGGTGGTTCGGGGGCCGACACGCTGTACGGCGGCGCGGGCGCCGACCAGTTTATCGGCGGCGCCGGTTATGACACGGCGGGCTACACCGACAGCACCGTGGCGGTGAACATCAACCTGAAGACCGGTGTGCACTCCGGAATCGGAACGGGTGACACCTTTACCGACATCGAAGCGATCAAGGGTTCGAACTACAACGACACCTTTGTCGGCGATGGCCGGGGTATCGACTTCGATGGTGGGGTCGGTACTGATACGGTCGACTACTCGACGTCGGCGGCTGCAGTGAACGTTGATATCCGTCCTGGTACGGGGGTGGCTGGCACCGGTGGTGACGCCGAAGGCAGCACCTTGGCCAACATCGAAAGAGTCATCGGTTCGTCCTTCAACGACAACTTTACCGTTGCCGTGGGCGGGATAACGTTCGAAGGCGGCGCCGGGGATGATACCTACTACATCAACACCAGCATCACGCCGACCATCGTCGAGCTGGCCGATGGCGGCAACGATGAGATGCGTGTATCGGTGGTCAACCCCAGTCACACCTTCATGGCCGCCAATATCGAGCGCCTGACCTTCATTGGCAGTGGCGCGTACACCGGTTGGGGCAACGCCAGCGACAACATCATCACCGGTGGTTCGGGGGCCGACACGCTGTACGGCGGCGCGGGCGCCGACCAGTTTATCGGCGGCGCCGGTTATGACACGGCGGGCTACACCGACAGCACCGTGGCGGTGAACATCAACCTGAAGACCGGTGTGCACTCCGGAATCGGAACGGGTGACACCTTTACCGACATCGAAGCAATCAAGGGTTCGAACTACAACGACACCTTTGTCGGCGATGGCCGGGGTATCGACTTCGATGGTGGGGTCGGTACTGATACGGTCGACTACTCGACGTCGGCGGCTGCAGTGAACGTTGATATCCGTCCTGGTACGGGGGTGGCTGGCACCGGTGGTGACGCCGAAGGCAGCACCCTGGCCAACATCGAAAGAGTCATCGGTTCGTCCTTCAACGACAACTTTACCGTTGCCGTGGGCGGGATAACGTTCGAAGGCGGCGCCGGGGATGATACCTACTACATCAACACCAGCATCACGCCGACCATCGTCGAGCTGGCCGATGGCGGCAACGATGAGATGCGTGTATCGGTGGTCAACCCCAGTCACACCTTCATGGCCGCCAATATCGAGCGCCTGACCTTCATTGGCAGTGGCGCGTACACCGGTTGGGGCAACGCCAGCGACAACATCATCACCGGTGGTTCGGGTGCCGACACGCTGTACGGCGGCGCGGGCGCCGACCAGTTTATCGGCGGCGCCGGTTATGACACGGCGGGCTACACCGACAGCACCGTGGCGGTGAACATCAACCTGAAGACCGGTGTGCACTCCGGAATCGGAACGGGTGACACCTTTACCGACATCGAAGCGATCAAGGGTTCGAACTACAACGACACCTTTGTCGGCGATGGCCGGGGTATCGACTTCGATGGTGGGGTCGGTACTGATACGGTCGACTACTCGACGTCGGCGGCTGCAGTGAACGTTGATATCCGTCCTGGTACGGGGGTGGCTGGCACCGGTGGTGACGCCGAAGGCAGCACCCTGGCCAACATCGAAAGAGTCATCGGTTCGTCCTTCAACGACAACTTTACCGTTGCCGTGGGCGGGATAACGTTCGAAGGCGGCGCCGGGGATGATACCTACTACATCAACACCAGCATCACGCCGACCATCGTCGAGCTGGCCGATGGCGGCAACGATGAGATGCGTGTATCGGTGGTCAACCCCAGCCACACCTTCATGGCCGCCAACATCGAACGCCTGACCTTCATTGGCAGTGGCGCGTACACCGGTTGGGGCAACGCCAGCGACAACATCATCACCGGCGGCTCGGGCAACGACACGCTGTACGGTGGCGCGGGGGCCGACCAGTTCATCGGCGGTGCCGGTTATGACACGGCCGGCTATAGCGACAGTACCGTGGCGATGACCATCAACCTGAAGACTGGCGTGTACTCCGGAATCGGAACGGGTGACACCTTTACCGACATCGAAGCGATCAAGGGTTCGAACTACAACGACACCTTTGTCGGCGATGGCCGGGGTATCGACTTCGATGGTGGGGTCGGTACTGATACGGTCGACTACTCGACGTCGGCGGCTGCAGTGAACGTTGATATCCGTCCTGGTACGGGGGTGGCTGGCACCGGTGGTGACGCCGAAGGCAGCACCCTGGCCAACATCGAAAGAGTCATCGGTTCGTCCTTCAACGACAACTTTACCGTTGCCGTGGGCGGGATAACGTTCGAAGGCGGCGCCGGGGATGATACCTACTACATCAACACCAGCATCACGCCGACCATCGTCGAGCTGGCCGATGGCGGTAACGATGAAATGCGCGTGTCGGTGGTCAACCCCAGCCACACCTTCATGGCCGCCAACATCGAACGCCTGACCTTCATTGGCAGTGGCGCGTACACCGGTTGGGGCAACGCCAGCGACAACATCATCACCGGCGGCTCGGGCAACGACACGCTGTACGGTGGCGCGGGGGCCGACCAGTTCATCGGCGGTGCCGGTTATGACACGGCCGGCTATAGCGACAGTACCGTGGCGATGACCATCAACCTGAAGACTGGCGTGTACTCCGGGATCGGAGCGGGTGACACCTTCACCGGCATCGAAGTAATCAAGGGGTCGAACTACAACGACATTTTCTATGGCGGTACCACTGCCATGGGCCTGGACGGTGCCGTTGGGCAGGACCTGGTCAGTTACGAGCTTTCGGACGCAGCGGTGACCATCGACCTGACCACCAATGCCAACGCCGGAGATGCCACGGGCGACACCTTCACCAACATTGAGATCTTCCAGGGCAGCAACTTTGATGACACGTTGTCGGGTTCGCGGTTCGGTGACGTCTTTATCGGTGGTGCAGGTGCGGATGTGATTGACGGCCGCGAGGGTCAGGACAGCGTCTTGTACATCACCAATACCACCGCTGTGAACATCAACCTGCAGACCAACGTCAACCAGGGCGGCGATGCCCAAGGCGATGTGCTGCGCAACATCGAGCGCGTAGTGGGCAGCCACTTCAATGACACCCTGACCGGTGATGCCAACGTCAACTACCTTGAAGGCGGGTTGGGTAACGACGTCATCTATGGTGGCGACGGCAACGATTATCTCTACGGCGGGCTGGTGTCCCAGATCGCGCCATTCACCCTTGATGGTGAGATCAATGGGCCGCAGGCTGACACCTTGTATGGCGGCAATGGCAACGACACCATCGTCACCGCTGCCAGCGACGAGGGTAGCCGGGCCTATGGTGAAGCGGGGGGCGACGTCATCACGGTGACTCATGGCATGGCCGATGGTGGGGACGGTGGCGACCTGTTGACCGGTACGGGTTTCGGTTTCTCGCTGTTTGGCGGTGCTGGCGATGACAATCTGGTGCTGCAAGCCAGCGGGTCGGCCTTTGGTGGCGAGGATGACGATACCTACAACGTTAACACCTCGGCATTGGTGACGATCCAGGACATTGGCATCAGCCGCTCCGACAAAATAGTGCTGTCGTACATCAGCAGTTCCGAACTGTTGGTTGATCGTGTCGGTGATGACCTCTACCTGCACCGATCGAGTGTTAGTCCAGGACAGGTTCCGCAGGAAGGTGTACAGCTCAAGGACTGGTTCGCCGGCTCCGATACCATCGAGCAAATCCAGACGGCGGACGGACAGCTCTTCAACATGCCGGCCAACAGTGATGCGTTTGCAATGTTTGGCTGA